Proteins from one Paraburkholderia phymatum STM815 genomic window:
- a CDS encoding IS110 family RNA-guided transposase, protein MENDSTLYVGLDVHKDSITVAYALGTGEVELLGRIGTTQNNIDRLCKRLQSKARRIRVVYEAGPCGYGLYRQLVKKGFDCMVCAPSLIPRKPGERVKTDRRDAIKLVRLLRAGDLSAVYVPTVEDEAFRDLARAWVSAKDDMKRARQRLKAFLLSHGVRYVGRADWGTAHRRWLSAFSFDNFWQQLALDELRRTIEDRLAQCERLETALREAVLNWRFYPAVLGLQTMRGVQFTTAVGMLAELGDLSRFVHPRQLMAWLGVTPSEHSSGNKRRQGSITKTGNSYARKLLVEAAWSYRHPARVSPDIQRRHEGIPKPIIDRAWDAQLRLCRRYRKLVARGKQKNIAVVAVARELSGFIWDISRLAMSLAVPREVHAA, encoded by the coding sequence ATGGAAAACGATAGCACGCTATACGTCGGCCTGGACGTTCACAAGGACTCGATCACGGTCGCCTATGCACTCGGCACCGGCGAAGTCGAACTGCTTGGCAGGATCGGTACGACGCAGAACAACATCGATCGCCTGTGCAAACGCCTGCAGTCCAAAGCGCGCCGCATACGCGTCGTCTACGAAGCGGGCCCGTGCGGCTATGGGCTCTACCGTCAGCTCGTAAAGAAGGGCTTCGACTGCATGGTGTGCGCACCGTCACTGATTCCCAGAAAGCCCGGCGAGCGCGTCAAGACTGACCGGCGCGACGCCATAAAACTCGTGCGCCTGCTGCGCGCCGGCGATCTGTCGGCCGTATACGTACCCACCGTAGAGGATGAAGCGTTCCGTGATCTGGCACGTGCGTGGGTCAGCGCCAAAGACGATATGAAGCGTGCACGACAACGCCTGAAGGCCTTCCTGCTCTCACATGGCGTGCGCTATGTGGGTCGTGCCGACTGGGGGACCGCGCACCGTCGCTGGCTAAGCGCGTTTTCATTCGACAACTTTTGGCAGCAACTCGCGCTCGACGAGCTTCGGCGCACGATTGAGGACCGCCTGGCGCAATGCGAGCGTCTCGAAACCGCCCTGCGCGAGGCGGTCCTCAACTGGCGCTTCTATCCTGCCGTACTGGGCCTGCAGACGATGCGCGGTGTGCAGTTCACTACGGCCGTAGGCATGCTCGCCGAGCTGGGCGATCTCTCACGCTTCGTGCACCCGCGCCAGCTAATGGCCTGGCTCGGCGTGACCCCGTCAGAACATTCCTCCGGCAACAAACGGCGCCAGGGCAGCATCACCAAGACGGGCAACAGCTATGCAAGAAAGCTGTTAGTCGAGGCCGCCTGGAGCTACCGGCACCCGGCACGGGTGAGCCCCGACATCCAGCGGCGACACGAAGGCATCCCCAAGCCCATCATCGATCGCGCCTGGGACGCGCAGTTGCGACTATGCCGGCGTTATCGCAAACTCGTCGCGCGCGGCAAGCAAAAGAACATCGCGGTGGTCGCGGTCGCCCGCGAACTCAGTGGATTCATCTGGGACATCAGTCGGCTGGCGATGTCGCTCGCTGTACCGCGCGAGGTGCACGCCGCGTAA
- a CDS encoding cystathionine gamma-synthase family protein: MDEQGFTTGIVHGDRIAGTEHGGVHQPIHTSVQYGFERVEDLIGVFQGTKKGGFNYARQGTPTTAALERKITSLEEGVGTVCFSTGMAAITATFLTLLRAGDHLVSSRYVFGNTNSLFGTLRMLGIEVSTVNACDVENVKNAIRPNTRMVFVETIANPGTQIPDLQGIGDVCRERGIAYIVDNTITSPALFRPKAVGASLVINSLTKTIAGHGAALGGAVTDTGLFDWSAYPNIADDYRRTTAKEQGLLQIRKKGLRDMGASLSSEQAHAIAMGAETLALRVKQSSDNALALAQFLEGHKAIGKVFYPGLKSHPQYEIAQALFKSASWLLSFELLHAERMIEVVNALELPIKATGLADTRTLIIPVAPTIFFEAGPETRKEMGISDGMLRLSAGIEDIDDLIKDFSQALKLAV, translated from the coding sequence ATGGACGAGCAAGGCTTTACCACAGGCATCGTTCACGGCGACAGGATCGCGGGCACTGAGCACGGCGGCGTGCATCAGCCGATTCATACGTCCGTGCAATATGGTTTCGAGCGCGTCGAGGATCTGATCGGCGTGTTCCAGGGCACGAAGAAGGGCGGCTTCAATTATGCGCGGCAGGGCACGCCCACAACCGCCGCGCTCGAACGCAAGATCACGAGCCTCGAAGAAGGTGTCGGCACGGTCTGCTTCAGTACCGGCATGGCCGCGATCACAGCGACGTTCCTCACGCTCTTGCGAGCGGGCGATCATCTGGTATCGAGCCGTTACGTGTTCGGCAATACTAACAGCCTGTTCGGCACATTGAGGATGCTCGGCATCGAAGTCTCGACCGTCAATGCATGCGATGTCGAGAATGTGAAGAACGCGATCCGGCCGAATACACGCATGGTGTTCGTCGAGACCATCGCCAATCCGGGCACGCAGATTCCCGACCTGCAGGGTATCGGCGACGTGTGCCGCGAGCGTGGCATCGCGTATATCGTCGACAACACGATCACCTCCCCGGCATTGTTCAGGCCGAAGGCGGTTGGTGCGAGCCTCGTCATCAACTCGCTGACGAAGACGATCGCGGGTCATGGCGCCGCGCTCGGCGGAGCGGTGACAGATACGGGCCTCTTCGACTGGAGCGCATACCCGAACATCGCCGATGACTATCGGCGTACGACGGCCAAGGAGCAGGGGCTTTTGCAGATCCGCAAGAAGGGGTTGCGCGACATGGGCGCGTCGTTGTCGTCCGAGCAGGCGCACGCCATCGCGATGGGCGCGGAAACGCTCGCCTTGCGCGTGAAGCAAAGCAGCGACAACGCGCTCGCACTGGCGCAGTTTCTGGAAGGGCACAAAGCCATCGGCAAGGTGTTCTATCCTGGCCTGAAGAGCCATCCGCAATACGAGATCGCGCAAGCGCTATTCAAGAGCGCATCGTGGCTCTTGTCGTTTGAACTGCTTCACGCGGAGCGCATGATCGAAGTCGTCAACGCGCTTGAGCTGCCGATTAAGGCGACGGGTCTCGCCGACACGCGCACGCTAATCATTCCCGTTGCGCCGACGATATTTTTCGAAGCCGGCCCGGAAACACGCAAGGAGATGGGCATTTCCGACGGCATGTTGCGCCTGTCGGCGGGCATCGAGGATATCGACGACCTGATCAAGGATTTCTCGCAAGCGCTCAAGTTGGCGGTGTAA
- a CDS encoding methyl-accepting chemotaxis protein has product MKFLKNLKVVSQLVLGFAAVIVLMVGLGVFCLIEMSGENARVAEFRDNWLPSVRSSLQMQAGLRQARINEYRAASSQSPTSVQEAEARIDAGLAEYRSAAAEYEKLVSEPDEKTAYANIQTLMPQYVDLDRQVRVLARDGKATEAMALLTGQSSTVRDALEKDVRTIVEINVAGAAREGEAASKAYSRTIALAIGFIMAAAILALGVALFIARGLARQLGGEPRDAASLAGQIAAGNLRIGVPLKAGDRSSLMFSLGTMKDQLTVIVQGIKTSSESIFVAAGEIAQGNTDLSQRTEEQAASLEETASSMQELTATVRQNADNAKQATVLATSASAIAQRGGEVVGRVVETMHGISNSSSKVTEIIGVIEGIAFQTNILALNAAVEAARAGEQGRGFAVVAGEVRTLAQRSATAAKEIKELIGESATRVEAGSRLVEEAGGTIREVVQSVKRVTDIMGEISSASEEQSTGIEQVNQAVTQMDEVTQQNAALVEEASAAAQSMAQQARALREAVAVFQVGGTGSAGEWSAMTAPRAAASATAGTPAKPLQVPRGHGTATEPAAARSAYAGAEHEWQTF; this is encoded by the coding sequence GTGAAATTTCTGAAAAATCTGAAAGTAGTTTCCCAGCTCGTACTGGGTTTTGCCGCTGTTATCGTTCTGATGGTCGGGCTCGGTGTCTTCTGCCTGATCGAGATGAGCGGTGAAAATGCGCGTGTCGCAGAGTTCCGCGACAACTGGTTGCCGAGTGTGCGCAGCAGCCTGCAGATGCAGGCCGGCCTGCGACAGGCACGGATCAATGAATACCGTGCGGCCAGCAGCCAGAGTCCGACGTCCGTCCAGGAGGCCGAGGCCCGGATTGACGCAGGCCTGGCAGAGTACCGCAGTGCTGCCGCCGAATATGAAAAGCTCGTTAGCGAGCCGGACGAGAAAACCGCCTATGCCAATATCCAGACACTGATGCCGCAATACGTCGACCTTGATCGACAGGTGCGAGTGCTGGCCAGAGACGGCAAGGCGACGGAAGCGATGGCCCTGCTGACTGGCCAGTCGTCTACTGTTCGCGACGCCCTCGAAAAGGACGTCAGGACGATCGTGGAGATCAATGTGGCGGGGGCTGCACGCGAGGGGGAGGCAGCGAGCAAGGCGTACTCACGGACAATTGCCCTCGCGATCGGATTCATCATGGCGGCTGCGATACTGGCGCTCGGTGTGGCGCTGTTCATTGCGCGCGGTCTGGCGAGACAGCTCGGCGGCGAGCCTCGGGATGCAGCGAGCCTGGCAGGCCAGATTGCGGCCGGCAACCTGCGCATCGGGGTTCCGTTGAAGGCGGGGGACCGCTCCAGCCTGATGTTCTCGCTGGGAACCATGAAGGACCAGCTGACTGTAATCGTGCAGGGCATCAAGACGTCCAGCGAGTCGATCTTTGTCGCTGCGGGCGAAATTGCGCAGGGCAACACCGATCTGTCGCAGCGCACGGAAGAACAGGCGGCATCCCTCGAGGAAACCGCATCGAGCATGCAGGAATTGACCGCCACGGTCCGCCAGAACGCCGACAATGCGAAGCAGGCGACCGTGCTCGCCACCAGCGCATCGGCAATCGCGCAACGTGGCGGTGAGGTGGTCGGGCGCGTGGTCGAAACCATGCACGGTATTTCGAACAGCTCCAGCAAGGTCACCGAGATCATCGGCGTGATCGAGGGTATTGCCTTTCAGACCAACATCCTCGCGCTTAACGCCGCCGTCGAGGCAGCTCGCGCTGGCGAACAGGGGCGCGGATTTGCAGTAGTGGCAGGTGAAGTTCGCACGCTTGCCCAGCGCAGCGCCACGGCGGCGAAGGAGATCAAGGAGCTGATTGGCGAATCGGCCACGCGGGTCGAAGCAGGCTCACGGCTCGTTGAAGAGGCGGGTGGCACAATACGCGAAGTTGTTCAGTCGGTGAAGCGTGTGACCGATATCATGGGCGAAATCTCGTCTGCATCCGAAGAACAGAGCACTGGCATCGAGCAGGTCAATCAGGCTGTCACGCAGATGGATGAGGTCACCCAGCAGAATGCCGCCCTGGTCGAAGAAGCATCAGCCGCGGCTCAGTCGATGGCTCAGCAGGCGCGGGCACTCCGCGAAGCAGTCGCAGTGTTCCAGGTCGGCGGTACCGGATCAGCAGGCGAATGGTCCGCCATGACAGCACCTCGGGCGGCCGCGAGCGCGACGGCGGGGACGCCTGCGAAACCGCTGCAGGTGCCTCGCGGGCACGGCACCGCGACGGAACCGGCCGCAGCCCGCTCAGCTTACGCCGGAGCGGAACACGAATGGCAAACGTTCTGA
- the imuA gene encoding translesion DNA synthesis-associated protein ImuA, producing the protein MSGTIACPEDIHPSLWRASQLAHGRGRVVDTGYPGLSKELPGGGWPLAALVDLLVQQPGVGELRLLCPALSAASKGTIAFINAPHQPDGLGLSYIGVPIDQVMLIKATKTADALWSVEQILRAGTCGSVVFWAQHMKDSSLRRLHLAAQSAETLFVMVRPFATAQDGSPAILRLTLRPTSEGLIVDIVKRRGPTLEEPISVALQPTPVLLSNRPRVTRRPLEEVGQVPDAVEPTRA; encoded by the coding sequence ATGAGCGGTACGATTGCTTGCCCGGAGGATATCCACCCATCGCTGTGGCGCGCTTCGCAGCTCGCTCACGGTCGTGGCCGCGTTGTCGATACCGGCTATCCTGGGCTGTCGAAGGAACTGCCGGGAGGAGGATGGCCGCTCGCGGCGCTTGTGGACCTCCTTGTTCAACAGCCGGGCGTTGGCGAACTTCGGCTGCTGTGTCCGGCGTTAAGCGCAGCCTCGAAGGGAACGATTGCGTTCATCAACGCGCCGCACCAGCCCGACGGCCTTGGGCTGAGTTATATCGGGGTGCCCATCGACCAGGTCATGCTGATAAAAGCGACGAAGACAGCTGATGCGCTCTGGTCCGTCGAGCAGATTCTTCGCGCCGGCACGTGCGGCAGCGTCGTTTTCTGGGCGCAGCACATGAAGGATTCATCACTGCGACGGCTTCATCTGGCAGCCCAGTCGGCCGAAACGCTGTTTGTCATGGTCAGGCCTTTCGCAACGGCGCAGGACGGGTCGCCGGCAATCTTGCGGCTCACTTTGCGACCAACGTCCGAGGGGCTGATTGTTGACATCGTAAAGCGCCGGGGCCCGACTCTGGAGGAACCAATTTCCGTGGCGCTGCAGCCAACGCCTGTTCTGCTTTCAAATCGACCCCGCGTCACGCGACGCCCTCTCGAAGAAGTCGGCCAGGTCCCAGATGCAGTTGAGCCGACGCGCGCATAA
- a CDS encoding SOS response-associated peptidase family protein codes for MCFSAQIEADYKRYVRTFGAHMDIREFARLYWERAEGRLKAKIPKAMDDAFINPQSNEERGIRHLIEQYNADQTKVLEEELFRQRARLVAAERTLQTGQTKAATESKRIADDKIEATLRRLEDIKRTECESQDSRIFPGYYAPVLVVEDGQRVVKPVRYQCRIAGKPASYDFKYPGTYNARMDSLAKFWKPLFGYSHCLMIVDSFYENVARSKMEGRAVADGEKDENVVLEFRPNNGRQMLVACLWSRWSAPGEPDLYSFAAVTDEPPPEVAAAGHDRCIIPIKPEHVDAWLNPDPQDLAAQYAILDDRDRPYYEHRLAA; via the coding sequence ATGTGCTTTTCCGCGCAAATCGAAGCTGACTACAAACGATATGTCAGGACGTTCGGCGCGCACATGGATATCCGTGAATTTGCGCGCCTGTATTGGGAGCGAGCCGAGGGGCGACTCAAGGCAAAAATCCCGAAGGCGATGGACGATGCTTTCATAAATCCGCAGTCCAACGAAGAGCGCGGAATCAGGCACCTCATTGAGCAGTACAACGCTGACCAGACGAAGGTGCTCGAGGAAGAACTTTTTAGGCAACGTGCGCGTCTCGTCGCAGCAGAGCGAACGCTGCAAACCGGGCAAACAAAAGCCGCAACCGAGAGCAAGCGCATCGCTGACGACAAAATTGAAGCGACGCTGCGCCGGTTGGAAGACATCAAGCGCACAGAGTGCGAATCGCAAGACTCGCGCATCTTTCCCGGCTACTACGCACCCGTGCTCGTCGTCGAAGATGGGCAGCGAGTTGTGAAACCCGTGCGGTACCAGTGTCGGATCGCGGGCAAGCCGGCGAGCTATGACTTCAAATATCCTGGCACGTACAACGCCCGGATGGATAGTCTGGCAAAGTTCTGGAAGCCGCTTTTCGGGTACTCGCACTGCTTGATGATTGTTGACTCGTTTTACGAGAACGTCGCGCGGTCGAAGATGGAAGGACGAGCAGTCGCCGATGGTGAGAAAGACGAAAACGTAGTCCTCGAATTTCGCCCGAACAACGGTCGGCAGATGCTTGTGGCGTGTTTGTGGTCGAGGTGGTCCGCCCCAGGTGAGCCCGATCTTTATTCTTTCGCAGCGGTAACCGATGAACCGCCACCGGAAGTGGCTGCCGCGGGCCACGACCGCTGCATCATACCCATAAAGCCTGAACATGTTGATGCGTGGCTGAACCCCGACCCACAGGACCTCGCGGCGCAGTATGCGATTCTTGATGACAGGGACCGGCCGTACTATGAGCACCGGCTAGCAGCCTGA
- a CDS encoding diacylglycerol kinase has product MAKRTFLQSAGDAVAGVAATWRTERSFRIQAAVATALPMVLIWLRPPLVFSALCLTMATLVLAAELFNTALERLADHLHPEHHPAIGAAKDCAAGAVLLVCAGAALVGILTLVVAFAER; this is encoded by the coding sequence ATGGCGAAAAGGACCTTCTTGCAAAGCGCCGGCGATGCGGTGGCCGGCGTTGCCGCAACGTGGCGAACCGAGCGCAGCTTTCGCATTCAGGCAGCGGTCGCGACCGCACTACCTATGGTATTGATTTGGTTACGGCCGCCGCTTGTGTTTTCCGCGCTATGCCTGACGATGGCCACGCTGGTCCTTGCGGCCGAGCTCTTCAACACGGCCCTCGAAAGACTGGCCGACCACTTGCATCCAGAGCATCATCCTGCAATCGGTGCAGCCAAAGACTGTGCTGCAGGCGCTGTGCTACTCGTCTGCGCAGGCGCCGCTCTCGTCGGGATACTGACGCTGGTTGTCGCGTTTGCAGAACGGTAG
- the ligD gene encoding DNA ligase D, translating to MGRWGSGRSTRVRAPTTAPGAMPLLIEPQLATLVDHHPLGGDWSYEIKFDGYRMLARIENGAATLVTRNGHDWTARVARLHDALKALPVDDAWLDGEAVVLNAAGMPDFNALQNAFDRRSTSEIVLFVFDLLWINGADIREQPLRARRALLRELLGDAESPLIRYSEDFAQDPASLVSSACKMKLEGIIGKRGDAPYRSGRSTDWIKLKCNLRQEFVVGGFSRVKGVKSGLRSLLLGVYEKDGSLRYAGHVAPHLSRSQGTAFARRIRPLGQAKPAFYNPPNPEKDREFHWLKPDIVAEVSFLEWTPGGEIRHPVFHAIREDKPAAAITEETVVDDPASGLSGSTRERPGPRGTVIISDVRISNAQRIMDEVTGHTKLDLVRYYDEIAEWALPYLHCRPLALVRAPDGIQKELFFQKHSERARIPGVEELPRELHLGHPPLLVANTREALVGLAQMSVVEMHSWNGVAPDLEHPDRVIFDLDPDPALPWHAMLEAASLVKVVLDEIGLRSFAKTSGGKGFHIVVPLTRRQEWDEVKAFSQAVAQHMARVVPQKFSAVLGPKNRVGKIFIDYLRNSKGASTVAPFSVRARSGMAVSMPVSWDELKDVGRGDQWTMSQAVKRQRTLSDDPWAAYWRTRQGITAAMRRAVGMKR from the coding sequence ATGGGGCGTTGGGGATCCGGGCGTTCAACGCGCGTGCGTGCACCGACGACGGCCCCTGGCGCGATGCCTCTGCTGATCGAGCCGCAGCTGGCGACGCTGGTCGACCATCATCCGCTGGGCGGCGACTGGTCCTATGAGATCAAGTTCGACGGCTATCGCATGCTGGCACGTATCGAAAACGGCGCCGCCACACTCGTCACGCGCAACGGCCATGACTGGACGGCCCGCGTGGCCCGTCTGCACGATGCACTGAAGGCGCTTCCCGTCGACGATGCGTGGCTGGACGGCGAGGCTGTCGTGCTGAACGCGGCTGGCATGCCCGACTTCAACGCGTTGCAGAATGCCTTCGACCGTCGCAGCACCTCGGAAATCGTCCTCTTTGTATTCGACCTGCTGTGGATCAACGGCGCCGACATTCGCGAACAGCCACTGCGCGCGAGACGTGCACTTCTGCGCGAACTGCTCGGCGATGCCGAAAGTCCGCTGATCCGCTATTCGGAAGACTTTGCACAAGATCCCGCCTCGCTGGTTTCGTCCGCCTGCAAGATGAAGCTCGAAGGCATCATCGGAAAGCGCGGCGATGCGCCTTACCGGTCCGGCCGTTCGACCGACTGGATCAAGCTGAAGTGCAACCTGCGACAGGAATTCGTCGTCGGCGGATTTTCTAGGGTCAAGGGAGTGAAATCGGGCCTACGCTCACTGCTGCTCGGCGTGTACGAGAAAGACGGGTCGCTTCGCTACGCCGGTCATGTGGCACCGCATCTGTCACGGTCACAGGGCACGGCATTCGCAAGGCGCATCCGGCCGCTCGGACAGGCGAAGCCGGCCTTCTATAACCCACCGAACCCCGAGAAGGACCGCGAGTTTCACTGGCTCAAGCCCGACATTGTCGCCGAGGTGTCATTCCTCGAATGGACGCCCGGTGGCGAGATCCGTCATCCCGTCTTTCATGCGATACGCGAGGACAAGCCCGCCGCGGCAATCACGGAGGAAACCGTCGTTGATGATCCTGCCTCGGGTCTGTCCGGATCGACACGCGAGCGCCCGGGGCCGCGCGGCACGGTGATCATCAGCGACGTGAGGATCAGCAACGCCCAGCGCATCATGGATGAGGTGACGGGTCATACGAAGCTGGATCTGGTGCGCTATTACGATGAAATCGCCGAATGGGCGCTACCGTACCTGCATTGCCGGCCGCTGGCGCTGGTGCGCGCGCCGGACGGGATACAGAAGGAGCTGTTCTTTCAGAAGCACAGCGAACGGGCGCGCATTCCTGGCGTCGAGGAACTGCCGCGTGAACTGCATCTCGGGCATCCGCCACTGCTTGTCGCCAACACGCGCGAAGCGCTTGTCGGTCTTGCGCAGATGAGCGTCGTGGAGATGCACTCGTGGAACGGCGTCGCGCCGGATCTCGAGCACCCTGACCGGGTCATCTTCGATCTTGATCCAGACCCGGCGTTGCCGTGGCATGCAATGCTTGAGGCTGCCTCGCTCGTCAAGGTCGTCCTGGATGAGATCGGGTTGCGCTCGTTCGCAAAGACAAGCGGCGGCAAGGGCTTTCACATCGTCGTGCCGCTCACGCGCCGGCAGGAATGGGATGAGGTAAAGGCGTTCTCACAGGCTGTCGCCCAGCATATGGCGCGCGTCGTCCCACAGAAGTTCTCCGCCGTGCTCGGACCAAAGAACCGCGTCGGCAAGATCTTCATCGACTATCTTCGCAACAGCAAAGGCGCAAGCACCGTTGCGCCCTTTTCGGTACGGGCGCGCTCTGGCATGGCCGTGTCGATGCCCGTCTCGTGGGACGAACTGAAAGATGTGGGGCGTGGTGACCAGTGGACAATGTCGCAGGCAGTCAAGCGGCAGCGCACGCTCAGCGACGATCCGTGGGCCGCGTACTGGCGCACGCGGCAGGGAATAACCGCCGCGATGCGCCGTGCCGTCGGAATGAAACGCTAG
- a CDS encoding sensor domain-containing diguanylate cyclase has protein sequence MPDRRPLLFLEPILATPAIEKNGVTVAIRSSLLSSLFSDQRSLFLSSVASGFVALVALVSLRQLWPALWLLTGMSVVSARLFIAHSYIAASRSSAIHPLRPARRYALLALASSTVLGTGSMACMMSGDAALSALAIMVTAGTLGGVASRNAGVPRLAIAQVGLGAAPIGLGALLAPIHAYWVLVPPLFAYVVAMASIVRRHYSGLVALMTAEQTNAELAARFDAALTHMPHGLCTVDESGKVVIANRRTAELFGATVEMLRLNVPLPEFIGHVSLEKFGETLRKQLVERCTTWLSAGRGPLELELNDGRQLEMTQNPVPDGSAVIIIEDVTERREAEAQMRHWARHDPLTGLPNRRHLGEHLESRLVGAESETNHEPVLALMFLDLDDFKKVNDGLGHHAGDLVLKTVADRLGKTLRQGELVARVGGDELAIVVERATSAACAALAQRIIERLSEPYRLPAGTTATIGASIGIAFSINGESIDLLTERADAALYEAKKVGKGTFRFAATEAAEVDTAITRDDDTNANCCSS, from the coding sequence ATGCCAGACAGAAGACCCCTCCTCTTCCTCGAACCGATTCTCGCGACGCCCGCGATTGAGAAAAACGGGGTCACGGTCGCGATCCGTTCCTCACTGCTGTCGTCGTTGTTCAGCGACCAGCGCTCGTTGTTCCTGTCCAGTGTCGCCAGCGGGTTTGTCGCTCTGGTGGCGCTCGTGAGCCTGCGTCAGCTGTGGCCGGCCCTCTGGTTGTTGACAGGCATGAGTGTCGTTTCCGCACGCCTCTTCATTGCGCATTCGTACATTGCCGCCAGCCGTTCCAGCGCGATTCATCCGCTTCGCCCAGCCCGGCGGTACGCACTGCTGGCGCTGGCATCTTCTACCGTGCTGGGGACCGGCTCGATGGCCTGTATGATGTCCGGCGATGCTGCGCTGAGCGCGCTTGCCATCATGGTGACGGCGGGCACACTTGGCGGAGTTGCGTCGAGAAATGCGGGGGTGCCCCGTCTGGCAATCGCACAGGTTGGGCTGGGTGCAGCGCCGATCGGGCTGGGCGCCCTGCTTGCACCCATCCACGCATACTGGGTGCTCGTACCGCCGCTTTTTGCGTACGTCGTTGCAATGGCGTCGATTGTCCGACGCCATTATTCGGGACTCGTCGCGCTGATGACGGCCGAACAAACGAACGCGGAGCTGGCGGCCCGGTTCGATGCGGCCCTTACCCATATGCCTCACGGCTTGTGCACGGTAGACGAATCCGGGAAAGTGGTCATCGCGAACCGGCGCACCGCGGAACTGTTCGGTGCCACCGTTGAAATGCTGAGGCTCAACGTTCCGTTGCCCGAGTTTATTGGCCATGTAAGCCTGGAGAAGTTTGGCGAAACGCTCAGGAAACAGCTTGTCGAGCGATGTACCACATGGCTGTCAGCTGGACGCGGTCCTCTCGAGCTGGAACTCAATGATGGCCGCCAGCTCGAGATGACGCAAAATCCGGTGCCTGACGGAAGCGCGGTGATCATCATCGAGGATGTGACCGAGCGCCGGGAAGCCGAAGCGCAGATGCGCCACTGGGCGCGACATGACCCGCTTACCGGCCTGCCGAACCGCCGGCACCTGGGCGAGCATCTCGAGAGCAGACTCGTCGGCGCCGAGTCCGAGACCAACCATGAGCCGGTGCTTGCCCTGATGTTTCTGGATCTGGACGACTTCAAGAAGGTCAACGATGGTCTTGGTCACCACGCTGGGGACCTGGTATTGAAAACGGTTGCGGACCGTCTTGGAAAAACACTGCGACAGGGCGAACTGGTGGCACGCGTAGGCGGCGACGAACTGGCCATTGTCGTTGAGCGTGCAACTTCAGCCGCTTGCGCCGCACTCGCGCAGCGCATTATCGAACGGCTCTCGGAACCGTATCGGCTACCAGCCGGCACCACGGCCACGATTGGTGCGAGCATCGGTATTGCGTTCTCCATCAATGGGGAATCCATCGATCTTCTGACGGAGCGCGCTGACGCAGCCCTGTACGAGGCAAAGAAAGTGGGCAAAGGAACATTTCGTTTCGCCGCGACGGAGGCGGCAGAGGTCGACACCGCCATTACCAGGGACGACGACACAAACGCCAACTGCTGCTCGAGCTAG